A genomic window from Candidatus Binatia bacterium includes:
- a CDS encoding VTT domain-containing protein, which produces MASSRALLALLAITVLAWIAWAWLDIPSALTWAQGLSGPIPALFLVPLQIAISLSFSPIPSDVVGIALCVVYGFMRGSALVWFGWMIAAWIEYTLVRRIAGRVDENTARGKLPGWLRHLPVEHPGFLICGRWFPLGPHLVNSAAGAARISIWRFTWTAAVGIAPVALLVGAVAAGLLAAGADEAGPPAHPPTDRHGIYPAIGRPPEPLAPAFTHPTDSPAHEFEGVYVRLSRKSNSLN; this is translated from the coding sequence TTGGCTTCTTCACGTGCGCTGCTCGCACTCCTCGCAATCACGGTCCTCGCATGGATTGCGTGGGCGTGGCTCGACATCCCGAGCGCGCTCACCTGGGCACAGGGCCTGAGCGGCCCGATCCCGGCGCTCTTCCTCGTACCGCTCCAGATCGCGATCTCGCTGTCGTTCTCGCCGATTCCGAGCGACGTCGTGGGGATCGCCCTGTGTGTCGTCTACGGCTTCATGCGAGGGAGTGCGCTCGTTTGGTTCGGGTGGATGATCGCCGCCTGGATCGAGTACACGCTCGTCCGTCGGATCGCCGGTCGGGTCGACGAGAACACGGCGCGGGGGAAACTCCCGGGGTGGCTGAGACACCTTCCCGTCGAGCACCCCGGGTTCCTGATCTGCGGCCGCTGGTTCCCGCTCGGGCCCCATCTCGTGAATAGCGCCGCCGGGGCGGCGCGGATCTCGATCTGGCGCTTCACCTGGACAGCGGCCGTGGGAATCGCCCCCGTGGCGCTTCTCGTCGGGGCCGTGGCCGCCGGGCTGCTGGCAGCCGGCGCGGATGAAGCGGGCCCTCCCGCGCATCCGCCGACCGACCGCCACGGTATCTACCCGGCGATCGGCCGGCCCCCGGAGCCCTTGGCTCCGGCATTCACGCACCCGACAGATTCGCCCGCCCACGAATTCGAAGGAGTGTATGTTCGGCTCTCCAGGAAGTCTAATTCATTGAATTAG
- a CDS encoding class I adenylate-forming enzyme family protein, whose amino-acid sequence MATPQEVDAQLLGPGAPFETTTEPVLGVPTQVFRTRNPSLRTYLENSVGFGDAEYAIFGDRRLTFAEHARSVASVAQALQEKYGVGHGDRVAILAANCPEWLITFWATTSLGAIAVGLNGWWTGDEILYGVGDSQPKVLVADRKRLARLDGAAPGVPVVEIEAEFAALEAHAPDAPLPTTPIAEDDAAIILYTSGTTGRPKGAVQTHRNVVALISLTTMGGLRNLMLAPPAPADTPAAPPTCLYVTNPLFHVSGLHTAAIMSMANGLRSVWNLNRFDAGETMKTIEREKCTSWAAMNTVVYRVLNHPDFGKYDLSSIRQLGGGGAPTSPELQRRIREGFPALGESGGYLGHGYGSTETGALATMIGGAEWEEFPESVGRPLPTVELEIRDEHGAKLADGEEGEILIRSPLLMLGYWNRPEATADTITKDRWLRTGDVGRILDGRLYLASRRRDLILRASENVYPAEIENRLEEHPDVAEVAVFGVPHEELGQEVKAVVVPCAGRSLDGAALASFVGETLAYYKVPAHWDIRTEALPRNATGKVLKQVLSGEAESSFIEE is encoded by the coding sequence ATGGCCACCCCCCAAGAAGTCGACGCTCAGCTCCTCGGCCCCGGCGCGCCGTTCGAAACAACCACCGAACCGGTCCTCGGCGTGCCGACCCAGGTGTTCCGAACACGGAACCCCTCGCTACGAACGTACCTCGAGAACTCCGTGGGCTTCGGGGACGCCGAGTACGCCATCTTCGGCGACCGCCGACTCACCTTTGCCGAGCACGCGCGATCGGTGGCGTCGGTCGCCCAGGCGCTCCAGGAGAAGTACGGCGTCGGCCACGGAGACCGGGTCGCTATCCTCGCGGCGAACTGCCCCGAGTGGCTCATCACGTTCTGGGCCACGACGAGCCTCGGGGCCATCGCGGTCGGCCTGAACGGCTGGTGGACGGGCGACGAAATCCTCTACGGCGTCGGCGACAGCCAGCCGAAGGTCCTGGTCGCGGACCGCAAGAGGCTCGCTCGACTCGACGGAGCCGCCCCCGGCGTACCCGTCGTCGAGATCGAGGCAGAGTTCGCAGCCCTCGAGGCACACGCGCCCGACGCCCCGCTTCCGACGACGCCGATCGCCGAGGACGATGCCGCCATCATCCTCTACACCAGCGGCACGACGGGACGCCCCAAAGGAGCGGTTCAAACCCACCGCAACGTCGTCGCCCTGATCTCCCTCACCACCATGGGCGGCTTGCGCAACCTGATGCTCGCACCACCCGCTCCGGCGGACACGCCCGCCGCACCGCCGACGTGCCTGTACGTGACCAATCCGCTGTTCCACGTCTCGGGCCTCCACACGGCCGCCATCATGTCCATGGCCAATGGTCTGCGATCCGTCTGGAACTTGAATCGCTTTGACGCCGGCGAGACGATGAAGACGATCGAGCGGGAGAAGTGCACCAGCTGGGCAGCGATGAACACAGTCGTCTATCGCGTCTTGAATCACCCCGATTTCGGGAAGTACGACCTGTCGTCGATCCGCCAGCTGGGCGGCGGGGGCGCGCCGACGTCCCCGGAACTCCAGCGGCGGATCCGCGAGGGCTTCCCCGCGCTCGGTGAGTCCGGCGGCTATCTCGGTCACGGATACGGCAGCACCGAGACCGGCGCTCTCGCGACGATGATCGGCGGAGCCGAATGGGAGGAGTTCCCGGAGTCGGTAGGAAGGCCTCTCCCCACAGTCGAGCTCGAGATTCGCGACGAGCACGGAGCGAAGCTCGCGGACGGCGAAGAGGGGGAGATCCTCATCCGAAGCCCACTCCTCATGCTCGGCTACTGGAACCGCCCCGAGGCTACCGCCGACACCATCACCAAGGACCGGTGGCTACGCACGGGTGACGTCGGCCGCATACTCGACGGACGTCTCTACCTCGCCTCGCGGCGGCGCGACCTCATTCTGCGCGCTTCCGAGAACGTCTACCCGGCCGAGATCGAGAACCGCCTCGAAGAGCACCCAGACGTCGCGGAAGTGGCCGTGTTCGGAGTTCCCCATGAGGAACTCGGCCAGGAAGTGAAGGCCGTCGTCGTCCCCTGCGCCGGTCGATCCCTCGACGGGGCAGCCCTCGCATCCTTCGTCGGCGAAACTCTCGCGTACTACAAAGTCCCGGCGCATTGGGACATCCGCACCGAGGCGTTGCCCCGCAATGCCACCGGAAAAGTCCTGAAACAGGTGCTGAGCGGAGAGGCCGAGAGTTCCTTCATCGAGGAGTGA
- a CDS encoding carbamoyltransferase produces the protein MNILGLSFYYHDSAAALVTDGVVVAAAEEERFSRVKHDSGFPMLAIKFCLDRAGISIHDVDHIVFYEKPFVKFERLLLTSFATFPRSHRVFTESMRRWVTDKLWIKPLIKDQLKIDPKKILFCDHHMSHAAASFFCSPFDESVVITVDGAGEWSTGTVGMGRGTKIDIEQEARFPHSLGLLYSAFTAYCGFEVNEGEYKLMGMAPYGEPRYVDKIKKMVHVGSDGSYWLDLDYFAFHYSPDNTLAPKFSEHMGKPPRDPALGDKSLDPYYCDVAASIQAVTEEIMIGLASAAQKRTGSKNLCLSGGVALNSVANAKILRDAGFEQVYIPPAPGDDGGAIGAAMWCYHHLLGKPRVGPLGHAYLGSEYSESQIGDFLKEYDLKHTFIDDDEKFYDRVVDDLVSGKVGGWMRGRFEWGPRALGARSIIADPRRNEMKEIVNAKIKFREAFRPFAPSVLAERCEEYFELPNAMEQYPARFMLYVVPVVEDKREVIPAITHVDGSGRLQTVRQDTNPSYHRMIEKFGEATGVPVVLNTSFNLKGEPIVETPKNAFNTFTRSEMDVLYLGNFVVEKEAKKKIVEDSRFTLRHSGDSVVGMVS, from the coding sequence ATGAATATTCTCGGTCTTTCCTTCTACTATCACGACAGTGCAGCCGCGCTCGTGACCGATGGTGTCGTTGTGGCCGCCGCCGAGGAGGAACGCTTCTCGCGCGTCAAGCACGACAGTGGTTTCCCGATGCTCGCGATCAAGTTCTGTCTCGACCGGGCTGGCATATCGATTCACGACGTCGATCATATTGTCTTCTACGAAAAGCCCTTCGTGAAGTTCGAGCGCTTGTTGCTCACCTCGTTCGCGACGTTTCCGCGTTCGCACCGTGTGTTCACCGAGTCGATGCGTCGTTGGGTGACCGACAAGCTCTGGATCAAGCCGCTCATCAAAGATCAGCTGAAAATCGATCCGAAGAAGATCCTGTTCTGCGATCACCACATGTCGCACGCGGCTGCATCGTTCTTCTGCTCGCCGTTCGACGAGTCCGTCGTAATCACCGTCGACGGTGCGGGTGAGTGGTCGACAGGAACCGTGGGCATGGGCCGCGGCACCAAGATCGACATCGAGCAGGAGGCGCGCTTCCCGCACTCGCTCGGCCTGTTGTACTCGGCGTTTACGGCCTACTGCGGCTTCGAGGTGAACGAGGGCGAGTACAAGCTCATGGGAATGGCGCCCTACGGCGAGCCGAGGTACGTCGACAAGATCAAGAAGATGGTCCACGTCGGGTCCGACGGCTCGTACTGGCTCGACCTCGACTACTTCGCCTTCCACTACTCACCCGACAACACGCTCGCGCCGAAGTTCTCCGAGCACATGGGAAAGCCTCCGCGGGATCCGGCGCTCGGCGACAAGTCGCTCGATCCGTACTACTGCGACGTCGCCGCATCGATTCAGGCCGTCACCGAAGAGATCATGATTGGTCTCGCCAGCGCGGCGCAGAAGCGGACCGGCTCGAAGAACCTGTGTCTGTCCGGCGGCGTGGCTCTCAACTCCGTTGCGAACGCCAAGATCCTGCGCGACGCCGGCTTCGAGCAAGTCTACATTCCGCCCGCGCCGGGCGACGACGGTGGCGCGATCGGCGCGGCGATGTGGTGCTACCACCACCTTCTGGGCAAGCCTCGGGTTGGCCCTCTCGGTCACGCGTACCTCGGCAGCGAGTACTCCGAGAGCCAGATCGGCGACTTCTTGAAGGAATACGATCTGAAGCACACGTTCATCGACGACGATGAGAAGTTCTACGATCGCGTCGTCGATGATCTCGTCTCCGGCAAGGTCGGCGGATGGATGCGTGGCCGCTTCGAGTGGGGGCCGCGCGCGCTAGGTGCTCGTTCGATCATCGCCGACCCCCGGCGGAACGAGATGAAGGAAATCGTCAACGCGAAGATCAAGTTCCGCGAGGCGTTCCGCCCCTTCGCGCCGAGCGTGCTGGCCGAGCGCTGCGAGGAATACTTCGAGCTCCCGAATGCGATGGAGCAGTACCCCGCGCGGTTCATGCTCTACGTAGTGCCGGTCGTCGAGGACAAGCGCGAGGTCATTCCCGCGATCACGCATGTCGACGGATCGGGTCGGCTGCAGACGGTTCGGCAGGATACGAACCCGTCGTATCACCGCATGATCGAGAAGTTCGGCGAAGCGACCGGTGTTCCGGTCGTTCTCAATACGAGCTTCAACTTGAAGGGCGAGCCGATCGTCGAGACGCCGAAGAACGCGTTCAACACGTTCACCCGTTCGGAGATGGACGTGCTCTACCTCGGCAACTTCGTCGTCGAGAAGGAAGCGAAGAAGAAGATCGTCGAGGACAGCCGCTTCACTCTCCGCCACTCCGGCGACTCTGTCGTCGGCATGGTTTCGTAG